A stretch of DNA from Nitratireductor thuwali:
AACGTTCAGTCGCAGCAAGGTCTCAGCCTTGGGCTACGACTTCCTCGCTGATGTTTGCTTCGGACGCATCCTTGTTGGCGGTTGCGTCTTGCGAACCGGCCTCGTCGGCCTTCTTGGCACGGGGCCTGCGGGCGCGCTTGGCAGGCTTGGGCGCCGCCTCGTCGCCGGCGTCCGACGGCGGCGTACCGGCACTTTCCGCCCTGGCGGCGTTTTCGTCTTCGCCTGTCGCGCTGGCTCTGCCCCGACCGCGGCCGTTGGACCGGGCGCCGTTGCCCCGGCTTGATTCGCGGTCTTTCAGTGCAACTTCGGCTGGCGTACCCTCGATGACCGGCTGCGGCCCCGAACCGTCGCCGGACCGCTGGCGCGGCTGCTCCGGCGTGTGGTCGGAGAAACGATCCTCGCGATCGTCGCGATCCTCGTTGTCCTCGTAATTGTCCTCGCGCACATCACGATCGCTGTCGTCACGCGGGTCGCGCATGCTCTGCTGCTGGGCTTGCGCCTGGGCTGCGGCGATGATGCGGTTGTAATGCTCGGCGTGCTGCAGGTAGTTCTCCGCCATGACCCGGTCGCCCGAGCTATGGGCATCGCGCGCCAGAGTGGTGTATTTGTCGGCAACCTGTTGGGCGGTTCCGCGGATTTTCACGTCCGGCCCGTTGCTCTCGTAGCTGCGGGTAAGGGGATTGGGTCCCTTGCGGTTGTTGTTGTTACCGCGTCCGCGCATACGCCTGTTCTGCTGTTGTGGCCTCATTCCATTCTCTTTGTTTGAGACAGCTGATGATTTGTATTGTGATCAGCGGAGAAAAGCGCGCTAAGGCGCTGCAATTCTCGCAATTACCCCTTGGCGGTCTACCGCATCCGTAAGGCGGCCGCGAATGCCATCCCGTTCCGCGTCGTGTTCACTTGCCCGATGATCCCCGCACGAAGCATATGCGTCGATAACGCAAAAAGGCAGTCTGTCCGCGGGAACCGAATCTATGACGGCACTGCCTGCTTCGTCTCATCCGGCAGGCGGAAACTAGCGGCATTGTAAACGCTTGCCAAGTCTTTTTTCGCGTCCGTCTTTTGCCTCAACAGGCAACGAACAATATCGCGCGGTCGTGCCCCGCAAGATCGGCCGCGACGCTTGCCGTCCGAAAGCCGCTGGAAGCGAATACTTCTTTGACGTCAATCGCTTGGCTGCTTCCGACTTCCACGGCTACGGCACCCGCCGCATTGAGATGGCGGCCCGCCTTTGCGGCAATCTTCCTGTAGGCATCAAGCCCGTCGGCCCCGCCGTGCAATGCGGTGATCGGATCGTGCTTGCGCACTTCCCCGGGAAGATCGTCCATTTCAGCCGTTGCAATATAGGGCGGGTTCGACACGATGAGATCGAATGATTCTTCGATTTCGCCGAACCAATCGGACCTTCTGGTCACGAACCGCTCGCTATATCCATTCATATCGGCATTCGCCCGCGCCGTTGCAAGGGCATGGCCGGAAATATCGGTGCCCACGGCGCGGGCTTCCGGCACCGCGCTCAGGAGCGCCAGCGCGATGGCCCCCGTTCCGGTCCCCATATCGAGGATGGTGCAGGTCCCTTTGCGGCCGACGGTTTGGCGCAGATGCGGCAGCACCATATCGACCAGCGTTTCCGTGTCCGGCCGGGGCTCCAGCGTCTCCGGCGACAGCATCAGCTTGAGGCCGTAGAATTCGCGGTAGCCCAATATCCGATGGACCGGCTTGCCCTCTGCCCTCTCCCGCACGGCGGCAAGAACGGCCTTGGCTTCGTCGTCGGTCACCGCCCGGTCGGGTGATGCGATCAGCTCGGCCTGGCTTGTGCCGGCAAAGTGCTCGACGATAAGCCGGGCATCGAAGGCGGCTCCCGCTATGCCGGCTTCCCGAAGAATGGTCCTTGCCTGCCGCAGCAAAACGTCCAGCGAGCCGGGCAGGCGCGCCTCACCCATCGGCCGTCGCCGCCAGCAGCTTGGACTGGTGGTCGGAGATCAGCCCGTCGATCACCTCGTCCAGCTCGCCCTCCAGCACCCGGTCGAGCTTGTAGAGCGTCAGGTTGATGCGATGATCGGTGACGCGCCCTTGCGGGAAATTGTAGGTGCGGATGCGCTCGGAGCGGTCGCCGGTCCCGACCTGCAGCCGGCGCGCCTCCGAGCGCTCGTCGTCCGCCCTTGTGCGCTGCGCGTCAAACAGGCGGGCGCGCAGGATCTGCATGGCGCGCGCGCGGTTCTGATGCTGCGACTTCTCGGCCTGCATCACGACGATACCTGTCGGGATATGGGTGATGCGCACGGCCGAGTCGGTGGTGTTGACGTGCTGTCCGCCCGCGCCGGAGGCGCGCATCGTATCGATGCGCAGGTCTTCCGTCCTGATATCGACGTCGATCTCCTCCGCCTCCGGCAGCACCGCCACCGTCGCCGCGGACGTGTGGATGCGCCCCTGCGCCTCGGTCGCCGGCACGCGCTGCACCCGGTGGACGCCCGACTCGAACTTCAGCCGCGAGAACACGCCTCGTCCCGAGACCGTGGCAATGATTTCCTTGTAGCCGCCGGCCTCGCCCTCGCTGGCCGACACCACCTCGACGCGCCAGCCGCGCTCGGCGGCGTAGCGCTCATACATGCGAAAAAGATCGCCGGCGAAAAGCGCTGCCTCGTCGCCGCCCGTGCCCGCGCGGATTTCCAGGATGACGTTCTTGTCGTCCGCCTCGTCCTTGGGAAGCAGCAGAAGCTGGAGATCGGCCCGCAGCTTCTCGACGCGCTCTTCCACCGTCTCCAGGTCGGCTTCCGCCAGCTCGCGCATTTCCGCGTCGGTCGATTTGTCGGCGAGCATAGCCTCCAGGTCGCGGAGCTCGTCTTCGGCCTTCCTGAGCGAACGGATCGCGTCCGCAACCTGCTGAAGGTCGGAATATTCGGAGGCAAGCTTCACATATTCGTCCGGCGACGGGCCGGCAGCCATCTGCGCCTCGATCATCTCGAAGCGCTTCAGCACCTGGTCCATACGCTCGCGCGGCAATTCGGTCATGGCATGTATTCAGTCAAATAGGGATATCGTGTTCGCTGGCAAATTGCCGAAGCTCAGCGCGGATATCGGTTGTCGCGGCGTTCTTGGCAAGGGCAATCTCCATGCGCTCGCTCAGCGCCTCCAGCGGCAGCTCGCACAACATGGCCTTTACTGGGCCGACCGAGGCCGGCGCCATGGAGATCGCCCGATAGCCGATGCCAAGAAGCGCCATCGCTGAGATCGGCCGCCCGGCCAGTTCGCCGCACAGCGTCACGGGCTTGTCCGCTTCCTTGCCGGCTTGGGCGATCTGCCGCAGCAGACGCAGGAACGGCGCGCACAGCGGGTCGAAGCGATCGGCAATACGCGTATTGCCGCGGTCGGTCGCCATCACGAACTGAAAGAGGTCGTTCGATCCGACCGAGACGAAGTCCACCGCACTCATCAACTCGTCCAGTTGCCACAGGAGCGAAGGCACTTCCACCATCGCCCCCAGCTTCAGGCTGGTCGGCAGATGATGGGCGAAGCGGGACAGATGGCGCACCTCACGGTCGATGATGTCGCGCGCCCTGGTGATCTCGGAGATTTCCGTCACCATGGGCAGCATCAGCTTCAGCTCGCGCCCGCCCGACGCCTTCAACAGCGCCCGGACCTGCGTGCGCAGCAGGCCGGGACGATCGAGCGTCAGGCGTATGGCGCGCCAGCCGAGCGCCGGGTTTTCCTCCTGCTGTGCGCCCTTGAAATAGGGCAGCACCTTGTCGCCCCCGATATCGATCGTGCGGAAGGTGACCGGCTTGCCGTCCGCCGCATCGATCACTTCCCTGTAAAGGCGCTCCTGCGCCTCCACCCGCGGGAAGGTCGAGGCCACCATGAACTGCAACTCCGTGCGGAACAGCCCGATACCCGCCGCGCCGGACTGCGCGAGCTGCGGCAGATCCACCGCCAGCCCGGCATTCATCAGCAATTCGACAGCCACGCCATCCTTGCTGACGGGCGGCCGGTCGCGCAGTTCGCGGTAAAGCTGCTGACGCCGTGCCCGGAACCGCACCTTCTCCGAATAGGCGGCCTCGATATCGGCCTGCGGGCGCAGATGAACCTGTCCTTCCTCGCCATCCACGATGATCGCGTCGCCATTTTCCGAGAGCGAGACCGCGCCCTTTACCTGGCCCACCGTCGGCAGGCCGATGGCGCGGGCGACGATCACGATGTGGCTCGTCGGCGCCGCGTCTTCAAGCACCAGGCCGCGCAGCTTCTGCCTTGGATAATCCAGCAATTCGGCCGCGCCCATATTGCGGGCGACCAGTATGGCGTCCTTCGGCAGCACCTCCGCCAACGCATCCGGGCCCCGTCCCATGAGCTGCCGCAGCAACCGGTTGGCCAGATCGTCGAAGTCGCTCATGCGCTCGCGCAGATAAGGATCGGTCATGTGCAGCATGCGCGCCCGCATGTCGCTCTGCACCTTCTCCACCGCTGCCTCTGCCGTCAGCCCGTTCCGTACGGCCTCTTCCAGCCGCCGCACCCAGCCGCGGTCGTTGGCGAACATGCGATAGGCTTCCAGCACCGCCCGGTGCTCGCCCTCGAACGCGACGTCGCGGCGCGACAGCATGTCGTCGATGGAAAGGCGCAGCGAGCTCAGCGCCACCTCCAGCCGCTCCATCTCCTGGTCGCTGTCTTCGTTGAACAGATTGGTGACGACGATGCGCGGCTCGTGCAGGACGACATGACCGAGCCCGACGCCTTCATTGAAGGAAAGCCCTTCCATGCTGACGGAACGGCGCAGGTCGAGCTCCATGCCGGGGCGCGTCAGCCGTGCCAGGTCGCCCGTGGCGATCATTTCGGCGATGACCATTGCCACCGTTTCCAGCGCTTCCACCTCGTCGTCGCGATAATGGCGCTTGGTGCGGTTCTGCACGACCAGCACGCCGAGCGTGCGCCCGGCGCGAAGCACCGGCACGCCGAGGAAGGAATGATAGATCTCCTCGCCCGTTTCCGGCAGATAGGCGAAGGCTGGATGCTTCTGTGCGTCCGACAGGTTGAGCGCCCGTGCGCTTGCCGCGATGGTGCCGACGAGCCCCTGGCCCAGCCTCAGTTGCGCAAGGTGAACGGAGCCGGGGTTGAGACCCTCGGTCGCATAGAGCTCAAGAAAGGAATCGGCGCGCAGGATGTAGAGCGAGCAGACCTCGGCCACCATGTTCTGCGCGATTTCGCGCACGATGCGGTCGAGCCGCTCCTGTGGCTCCAGCGCCTCCGCCATCATCTCGCGGAGACGCCTCAGTAGAATGCGCGGACCGGCGGCTGTCTCTCGCATCGGACCCCTCTTTTTTCTGGTGCCATCCCACGACAGCACTGACAGGCGGCCGGCGGGAATTGTTCCAGTTATTGCTTATCGAGACCGTAGACAGAATGCAAAGTCCGCACGGCCAGTTCCGCATAAGCGCCGTCGATCAGGATCGAAATCTTGATCTCCGACGTCGTGATCGCCCGGATGTTGATGCCCTTCTCGGCGAGCGCTTTGAACGCCGTCGCCGCGACGCCGGCATGGCTGCGCATGCCGATGCCGATGACCGACACCTTGACCATCCCGGCCTCTGACTGAATGGCGTCGAAGCCGACCTGCTCGCGCACCTTGTCCAGCACGCTCAAGGCTTTATCAAGGTCGCCGGTGGGCACCGTGAAGGTCATGTCCGTGCGCGACCCGTCTTCCGAGATATTCTGCACGATCATGTCGACATTGATGTTGGCTTCCGCCAGCGGCCCGAAGATGCCCGCCGAAACGCCGGGCCGGTCGGCCAGGCGGCGCAGCGAGACCTGCGCCTCGTCCTTTGCATAGGCGATACCGGTGACGACTTGCTGTTCCACGATCTCTTCCTCGTCGCAAATGAGCGTTCCGGGCGGGTTGTCGAAATCGCCCATCCCCGGCGCATCCGGATCATCGAGCGACGATCTCACGAACGTCCGCACCTTGTATACCATGGCAAGCTCGACCGACCGGACCTGCAGCACCTTGGCACCGAGCGAGGCCATCTCCAGCATCTCCTCAAAGGAGATTCTGGCCAGGCGGCGCGCCTTTGGCTCGATGCGCGGATCCGTCGTGTAGACACCGTCCACGTCCGTATAGATATCGCAGCGGTCGGCCTTCACGGCGGCGGCCATCGCCACGGCGCTGGTGTCGGAGCCGCCACGGCCCAGCGTCGTGATGCGGTTGTCGGCGGCCAGGCCCTGGAATCCGGTGACCACCGCCACCTGTCCCGTTCCCATCCGGCGCACCAGTTCGCTCCCGTCGATTTCGAGGATACGGGCCGCGCCATGCGCATTATCCGTCTGGATTGGCACCTGCCAGCCCTGCCACGACCGGGCGTCAACCCCGATGGACTGCAGCGCGATGGCCAGGAGGCCCGCAGAAACCTGCTCTCCGGAGGCGACGATGGCGTCATATTCGCGCGCGTCGTAAAAAGGCGAATTGCCCCCCGACGCCTTCGGCATGTCGCGAACCCAACCGACCAGCTCATTCGTCTTGCCGGCCATGGCGGAGACGACGACGGCCACCTCGTTGCCTGCGTCGACCTCGCGTTTGACGTGGCGCGCGACATTGTGAATGCGGGCGATGTCGGCGACGGACGTCCCGCCGAATTTCATCACGATGCGCGCCATGGTCGCAAGACTGCCTTTGCCTGAAAGTTCCGGCCGCCCGGGGCGGGCGGATTTCACGCGGCCGCAGCGGCGGATTCACGCCACGGCCGCGGTTTCCATAGCCAAAAGCCGGTATATTCGCAAGCGATGCGCGCGCCTATTCCTTCAGCGGCGAGCCGATGGCCCAGCTATGGCCGAACGGGTCGCGCAGTTGCCCGTAGCGGCTTCCCCAGAACGCGTTCTCCAACGGCATGGTCGCGGTGGCGCCGGCATCGATTGCCCGCTGATACCATTTGTCGGCATCGTCCACCTCCAGGTGAATCGTGACGCCGCGCGGCGCGTCCGCCGACATGCCGAATTCGGGGAACAGGTCCCACATCATCAGATCGCTGCCATTGATGCGGATATGGGCGTGCATCAGGCGTTTGCCGTCTTCCGCCTCGGCCCGGCTCACCTCCTCCGCACCGAACGCCTTCTTGTAAAAATCGATTGCCGCAGCCGCGCCGTCGATGGTGAGACACGGGATGATTCCATTCAATTGCTGCATGGGAAATCTCCTCCTGGGAAAACAACCGCCGCTTGACGTGAGCATGGCATCGGATTAGCTGATATTCAAGAAATTACTTGAATGAGGAGCCGGATGGCGAGACGCTCGGCCGCCCACGATGTTTTCGGCGCGATCGCCGACCCGACGCGCCGGCGTCTTCTTGAGCGCTTGGCCAATAGGGAACGTTCGGTGAGCGAGCTGGCGGCGGGCACCGGCCTTACGACTTCCGCCATCTCCCTGCATCTGCAGGTGCTCCTGCGCGCCGGTCTGGTAAGCCGGCGCACTGCCGGCCGCCATCGCTTCTATCGTCTCGACCCTGGGCCGCTGCGCGACGTGGCGGACTGGGCAGCGCAGCTTTCAGCCTTCTGGGCCCACAATCTCGACCGCCTGCAGCAACTCGCCGAGGAGAAGGATGCTTCAATCAATCGAACTGAGGATTGAGCGGCGCATCGGGGCCTCGCTGGCCACCGTATGGGCCTGCATCACGACGCCCGAGCTGATCGCCCACTGGTTCTTCACGGTGGATTTCAAGCCGGTGGCGGGCCACCGGTTCACGATTACCGGCGCAAGCGTGCCTGGCTGGCGCGGCTGGACGAATGTCGAGGTTCTGGAACTCGA
This window harbors:
- a CDS encoding DUF4167 domain-containing protein, which produces MRGRGNNNNRKGPNPLTRSYESNGPDVKIRGTAQQVADKYTTLARDAHSSGDRVMAENYLQHAEHYNRIIAAAQAQAQQQSMRDPRDDSDRDVREDNYEDNEDRDDREDRFSDHTPEQPRQRSGDGSGPQPVIEGTPAEVALKDRESSRGNGARSNGRGRGRASATGEDENAARAESAGTPPSDAGDEAAPKPAKRARRPRAKKADEAGSQDATANKDASEANISEEVVAQG
- the prmC gene encoding peptide chain release factor N(5)-glutamine methyltransferase — translated: MGEARLPGSLDVLLRQARTILREAGIAGAAFDARLIVEHFAGTSQAELIASPDRAVTDDEAKAVLAAVRERAEGKPVHRILGYREFYGLKLMLSPETLEPRPDTETLVDMVLPHLRQTVGRKGTCTILDMGTGTGAIALALLSAVPEARAVGTDISGHALATARANADMNGYSERFVTRRSDWFGEIEESFDLIVSNPPYIATAEMDDLPGEVRKHDPITALHGGADGLDAYRKIAAKAGRHLNAAGAVAVEVGSSQAIDVKEVFASSGFRTASVAADLAGHDRAILFVAC
- the prfA gene encoding peptide chain release factor 1 — translated: MTELPRERMDQVLKRFEMIEAQMAAGPSPDEYVKLASEYSDLQQVADAIRSLRKAEDELRDLEAMLADKSTDAEMRELAEADLETVEERVEKLRADLQLLLLPKDEADDKNVILEIRAGTGGDEAALFAGDLFRMYERYAAERGWRVEVVSASEGEAGGYKEIIATVSGRGVFSRLKFESGVHRVQRVPATEAQGRIHTSAATVAVLPEAEEIDVDIRTEDLRIDTMRASGAGGQHVNTTDSAVRITHIPTGIVVMQAEKSQHQNRARAMQILRARLFDAQRTRADDERSEARRLQVGTGDRSERIRTYNFPQGRVTDHRINLTLYKLDRVLEGELDEVIDGLISDHQSKLLAATADG
- the ptsP gene encoding phosphoenolpyruvate--protein phosphotransferase, with product MRETAAGPRILLRRLREMMAEALEPQERLDRIVREIAQNMVAEVCSLYILRADSFLELYATEGLNPGSVHLAQLRLGQGLVGTIAASARALNLSDAQKHPAFAYLPETGEEIYHSFLGVPVLRAGRTLGVLVVQNRTKRHYRDDEVEALETVAMVIAEMIATGDLARLTRPGMELDLRRSVSMEGLSFNEGVGLGHVVLHEPRIVVTNLFNEDSDQEMERLEVALSSLRLSIDDMLSRRDVAFEGEHRAVLEAYRMFANDRGWVRRLEEAVRNGLTAEAAVEKVQSDMRARMLHMTDPYLRERMSDFDDLANRLLRQLMGRGPDALAEVLPKDAILVARNMGAAELLDYPRQKLRGLVLEDAAPTSHIVIVARAIGLPTVGQVKGAVSLSENGDAIIVDGEEGQVHLRPQADIEAAYSEKVRFRARRQQLYRELRDRPPVSKDGVAVELLMNAGLAVDLPQLAQSGAAGIGLFRTELQFMVASTFPRVEAQERLYREVIDAADGKPVTFRTIDIGGDKVLPYFKGAQQEENPALGWRAIRLTLDRPGLLRTQVRALLKASGGRELKLMLPMVTEISEITRARDIIDREVRHLSRFAHHLPTSLKLGAMVEVPSLLWQLDELMSAVDFVSVGSNDLFQFVMATDRGNTRIADRFDPLCAPFLRLLRQIAQAGKEADKPVTLCGELAGRPISAMALLGIGYRAISMAPASVGPVKAMLCELPLEALSERMEIALAKNAATTDIRAELRQFASEHDIPI
- a CDS encoding aspartate kinase, yielding MARIVMKFGGTSVADIARIHNVARHVKREVDAGNEVAVVVSAMAGKTNELVGWVRDMPKASGGNSPFYDAREYDAIVASGEQVSAGLLAIALQSIGVDARSWQGWQVPIQTDNAHGAARILEIDGSELVRRMGTGQVAVVTGFQGLAADNRITTLGRGGSDTSAVAMAAAVKADRCDIYTDVDGVYTTDPRIEPKARRLARISFEEMLEMASLGAKVLQVRSVELAMVYKVRTFVRSSLDDPDAPGMGDFDNPPGTLICDEEEIVEQQVVTGIAYAKDEAQVSLRRLADRPGVSAGIFGPLAEANINVDMIVQNISEDGSRTDMTFTVPTGDLDKALSVLDKVREQVGFDAIQSEAGMVKVSVIGIGMRSHAGVAATAFKALAEKGINIRAITTSEIKISILIDGAYAELAVRTLHSVYGLDKQ
- a CDS encoding VOC family protein codes for the protein MQQLNGIIPCLTIDGAAAAIDFYKKAFGAEEVSRAEAEDGKRLMHAHIRINGSDLMMWDLFPEFGMSADAPRGVTIHLEVDDADKWYQRAIDAGATATMPLENAFWGSRYGQLRDPFGHSWAIGSPLKE
- a CDS encoding ArsR/SmtB family transcription factor gives rise to the protein MARRSAAHDVFGAIADPTRRRLLERLANRERSVSELAAGTGLTTSAISLHLQVLLRAGLVSRRTAGRHRFYRLDPGPLRDVADWAAQLSAFWAHNLDRLQQLAEEKDASINRTED